The Strigops habroptila isolate Jane chromosome 13 unlocalized genomic scaffold, bStrHab1.2.pri S16, whole genome shotgun sequence genomic interval CTCTTCCCAGTTCCACTGGCATTTCCCTTTGAAACTTCTTAAACAAGGTCTGGAATTTGGGGTGACTGCAGCTGTACCAATATATTTTCCATACATGAATGAAGCACAGCTTTATTTACAGCAACTGTGCTGGTTTATTTGTCATTTGGCATTTAATTCAGGGAGggatttttaaagataattctTTTCTCTGGCCCCTCTGAAGCTGACACAGGGTTTATTTCCCTGTGATTTCTGGGATTGCTGGTAGCACTGTTCAGCAGTTTCATGAAGAGTCTGATGCTGTAATTGATTTTACTTGCTGTGTTTGTACAGTGTATAAAATGGCCAGCCCCAGGAAAGAGCACAACAGTTGCTGTTAAAGGTGCTTGATGGGCTCATAGCAGGATTTACAGTTGTCTCTAGGCCTAAATGTTTATGAGAGTGTCCTAAACAATGCTTGGTGAAGTTCCTGGGCTGCCACTGAGCAGGAAGGGTCTGCCCATCTGAAGTGGATTTGGTTGACCAGAAATGAGTTTTGCTCTGTGATTTGCAGACCATCCTCCTGTCCCCCAAGTTCCACTGCACAGAGGAGATCTTGACCATCGTGTCGCTGTTATCCGTGGACAGTGTCCTCTACAATCCCCCTGCCCGGCGGGATGAAGTGCAATCCGTCAGGAGGAAATTCATCTCCAGTGAGGGGGATCATCTTACCCTGCTCAGCATTTACAGGGCCTTCAGGAATGTCAATGGCAACAAGGTAGGATGCTCTGAGGATGCCAGTGCTGTCTGGGCTTGTGGTGAGGAGCTTTTTTGGCATACAGCAGAGTGGCATCTGCATCCTTCATGGTTGTTGCAGTGCGCATCCTTTACCAAGTGGATAACTGGAGAAAGCTGTTCAAGTGCAAAAGTTTCCTCCAAAAAGCTGTAGCAAAACTGGTTATCAAAGCTTTGCGAGGCCAGTTCTGAATCAGAGCCAGGTCTCTTCCTCCCCTGGTTCCAGCTGGGAATGGGAAGGAGTGGGAGAGTGTTGAGACTTGCTGATAAATACCTAGACGTGCTCTTTGGCAGGATTCATTGCAAAAACACTGTGCTGTCAAGCAGATTTTGATTTGTCCTACCCTATAGACTTCTCAGTTTGATTTGTGGATCTGTAGACTCGTGTATCCCATTCCTTGCAGCATCCATCATTGTCGGGTGATCACTTTTCCCCACCTGTGGTATAGCAAGTGCTGTTTCACAGCACTCGGTGGCCTTGCAGAGCAATTCTGAGTGGGAAGAGAACAACAACATGCTGGTTTTTAGCACTGTGTAGACAGAGGGGAGTAGACAGAGGTAGAAATATGGCCAGGAAATGGGTTAGCACCTTTCCTCTGAGAGAGAGATTGTGTGTTTGGAGGATTCATGCTTTTAGGGTGAAGAAGTGGCCCCTTCTAACTCCCggtgtctgtgctgcagggatggtgCAGAGAGAACTTTATCAACAGCAGGAACATGATGCTCGTGTCAGACGTCAGAGCCCAGCTCAGAGACATTTGTGTAAAGGTAACTTGTTGCCACGCTGTATTTCTCTGTTTGTCCCCAAACTGATTTCGCTCTGCACCGAGTCCCAGGAGTGGGAAaatgtgggtttgttttcagtcttcCATGGATAGCCCAGTAAAATTCCTAACTCTGCAACTGCATCCCAAAATCTCAGAGCTGGGAGGCTCAATGGGTTGAGGAGAGGTAAAGAGAGAAGGGGAGCTCTGGGAAGGCTTCTTGGGTAGAGGAAGTTTTTCCCTAAGGAGTTCTGCTGCTGGAGTGTGGATGTGACTGTGCGATGTGCACTGCTGGGTGATGTCAGGCTCTGCAGCCCGTGCTGGCCGGCGTATTCTCAGAGTCAGGCATTCGATTTTACAGCAGCTTTCACATCAGCACCATTCCTGCCAGTCACAGAGCGTCAGGCACagtgtgggagctgctgctgcagagctcacagCCTGCACGTGACATGGGAGCCACCGTTTGGCACCTCTGTCCTGCTGTGACTGCTCCTTGGCCTAAAGCCCACTCTCAGAAGGACAGTCTTGATCGATTTTGCAGCTCATCTTTTGCTTCCTATTAGCCTGTTTCTATGGTGTCCTCTCTTGCTAGCTTCTCACAGACCTTAAAATGCCACTCAAACTGTCAAAAAGGGTTTCAGTGCATTTTAGAGGCTGCAGAGGCTCTTCCCCTGTAGCAGGTGGGCTCCAAGAACCACAGAGTGCAGCCTCAGCTGGTCTGGATTACTAGTGAGGAACAGGAAAGATCAAATAGGAGTCAGAAAACATGTAGTGACTTTACCTTGCAAGATCAGTTCTTGCTGGATCTCCTCCAGCACTGACAGCTCATCGGGGTCCTCTAGCATCTGGAAAAGGTGCATCTCTCAGTGATTCTCCCATTCTGGCTGCTCTGTCACTAAATCTCCACTCCCGACCGAGCTGTTGCTATTCCCCATGCTGGCAGGATTTCTGACGCAGTATTAGTGGTCTCAGAAGCCCACTAAAGGGCTGTGTTTCCCCATGGTAGTCTGTGTAGACAGATTCTTGTGCCTGTCTGCTGCACAGCTCTCGATGCCGATCGAGTCCTCCCGCTCGGACACTGGGAACATCCGCCGCTGCCTGGCCCACAGCCTCTTCATGAACGCCGCGGAGCTGCAGCCGGACGGCTCCTACCGCACCGTGGACTCCCACCAGGCGGTGGCCATCCACCCCTCCTCCGTGCTCTTCCACTGCAAGCCAGCCTGCGTGGTGTACAACGGGCTGCTTCACACCAACAAGTGCTACATGCGGGACCTGTGCGTGGTGGACGCCGACTGGCTCTACGATGCAGCGCCTGACTACTTCCGCAGGAAGCTCCAAGCGGCCAAGAACTGAGCTGTGGGTCTGGCACCAGCAGGTCTGGGGGTTTTTAGGACTGGTTTTTGGTTCGTAATGAACGTGTGGGAATGGTAGAGCTTTTTGCCTAGGTCAAAGCCTTAGAGGAAAACTGCGTCATGAGAGACAGACCTCACAAGTGTCTGTGGCTTAGAACAATCATCTTTTTTAACAGGTGAAGTCTAAAAGGGGAACATGCTCCGTGTATGGGAGCGTGGGATAAATCTGTCccaggaggggagaggggagtTGGTATCAGGTTGCAGTTTTTAACGTTTACTGACGTTTAACAGGCCTGtagataaagaaataaaaccctaaGAGCACTCTTGGTATTTTTTATGATTGTGCTTGTATCCTTAGCAGCTTTTACTGCAGTAAATAGATGAAACAACCTTGAAATGTCTacatatggggaaaaaaaaagcctttttttactatttctagAAGGGAGGTGCTACTGTCTTTTACCTCATCAAACATCTTCCTGCCTTCATGTCGTGTTTGCTATCCTGGGACCACATGAAGGCCAGAAATGGCCCATTCCTAGGAAGGGTGATCCTGAATGTCTGCAGGTGCGTGGTGGAGACAGACACGCATCCCTTTGTTGTGCCTCTTTGCAGTATCGTTCTCTGGTggtttgaaaagaagaaaggaaaagaaaaggtgagTGGGGTGCAGGCAAAACTTGCCACTTCTGAGTGTGTGAGCTGGGCCCTTTTGGATTGGTATTTCCAGAGTATGCAGCTATTTCAGTTGTTCTCACACGAATTGAAGGGAATTATTAAAGCTCTGCATCTGTTTCTTGGGTTTATAGACTTTGCAGCTCTAGGGGAAAATGTAATATGAAACATGTAATATGTAATGTATATGAAATGTAATGCCCATTTTGTTTGAGCAGTCTAATGTAACAGTCTGTTTAAAAGAGGGGATAGGTTTTTGTTTAGAACTAATTTGTATAGTTTTCCCCAAAATAGAGACGTGATGGCAGAAATCCATGTCCTGGGTGATGTTTTGTGACATGGAAGCTGCTTGGATGTGATGGGGGGGATATGGGTGTGATGAGGTATGGATTTTCTCCTGTTACAGCGAGCAGCAAAGGGCCTTTTGTGCTTTACTCAATAGAGGGCAATAGTGCCAGCTTAATAGACAAAGGGAATACTTTGTACCAGCAAAGCGTTTGCCTTTGTCAATCCTCcctctaaaatatttattgccaAAGGAGTTAAAAACACACAAAtcattacttctttttctgagtAAGCCGCAGAGGGCTCGCTACGAAGGTGCCCGCCCTAACAAAGAGTGTTGATGTTCAGCAGTGAAGCTCTCACCATCCACTCTCCTTTTTCATCCTGCAGCCAAGAGGGAAACCTCAACATTATTCCCACATCCCAAAGCTTCCTCTGCGCCTTCACCGCTGCCCCGGCCTCCCCTGGGCCAGTCGCGGTGCTCCCGGTGCCGTCCCTGCCCGGGCCCCCTCCCCTGGCTCTTCATTCCAACCTGTAACAGTGAGCCTATTGCCGGGGCCGGGCCTCGAACCCGCGTCCCTCCCCTCACCGCGGGggccgccgggccggggggTGGCCGGAAGCGGGTCGGTGTGTTCCGGGGCCGGCGGTGTCGTctgcccgccccgccgctccgCACCGCCCGCACCGCACCATGCTGCTCGCCCGGGCCCtgcgcgccgccgccgcgctgcgcCCAGCGCTGCGCCACCCGCCCCGCcgcctccttcccctctcctcctccttctcctcgGCCTCTCCCCGCGCCCTCCTGCCGCCGCCCGGCTCCGCGCCGCCCCTGGCGCGCTCCCTGTGGCAGctgggcggcggcggggggcggaCGGCGCTGCtgcggccgcggcggggctcGGCCGGCGGCGTGTCGTGCGGGTGCGGCGGGCTGCACACCGAGGGTGAGCGGGGAAacgggagcggggccgggggggaaCCACGTGCGCGACCCCATCCCGCGCGGCACGTGGCGGCCGTTCCTCACGTCCCGCCATTTCCCGCCAGGAGACAAGGCCTTCGCGCAGTTCCTGACCGATGAGATCAAAGAGGAGAAGAAGATCCAGAAGCACAAGTCTCTGCCCAAGGTGTCCGGCGGGTGGGAGCTGGAGGTGCACGGCACGGAGGCCAAGCTGGTGCGCAAGGTCGCCGGCGAGAAGTGAGTGAGGGTCGGGGGATGTGGCGACAGCACCCAGATTAGTCCTTGTGCTCGTGTCACTTCACCTCCAGAAGAGGCCAtagagatgctgcgagggctggagcagctctgctctggagccaggctgagagagctgggctggggcagcctggagaagagaaggctcctgaaggggagaccttagagcagctccagtgcctaaaggggctccaggaaacctggagaggggctttggacaagggcctgtagggacaggacaaggggaatggctttaacctgccagaggggagattgagatgagctctgaggcagaagctcttccctgtgagggtgctgaggcgctggcacagggtgcccagagaagctgtggctgccccatccctggcagtgttcaaggccaggttggacacaggggcttggagcaacctgctctagtggaaggtgtccctgcctgtggcagggggttggagctggatgagctttaaggtcccttctacCCAAACCATTTGATGAGTCTGTATCACATTCCGTGCAAATTGGATATTGCAGTGGCTCTTTGTACTACCACTTTGGGTCAAGGGCACTTTTTTGTTTAACACAAAGTTGCTACTTAATTGTGTGTTACAAAGTTCTGTGCAGTTAAAAGTAACAGTTCAGTCCAGTAAAACTTGATAATCGCTTGTGAGAGCCAGCTCCGTTCAGCTGGGCATCTGCAAACTGCAGTGCCTGGCTGTGCTCACGGGGTGTGAACACAGCACTAGTAACGCCATCCCTGCAACAACAGGAGCTTCAAACAGAAGAGATTCTGAGGGGTGTCTTTTGAGTGTGTTCAGTAGTAACTGCTTCTGGTTCTTCTGCAGGATAACGGTGACGTTCAACATCAATAACAGCATTCCACCCTCAGCAGATGATGAACCACAAGAAGGGCAGAAAGCAGATGAGCAGGAGGTAACTTAGTCTTGATGTGCACTTTAGTGATGGGTACACAGAGGGAAGTTGGAACCTTGCCCTTGAGCaccaaagctttttttcccctctctcttgATGTTTGGGAGCATTAAGTCACAAAATGAAGATTTCCCTGGGTTGTCTGTCACTTGGTTGTGACCTTCCTCTTCGCAGcaggaaggcagagcagggcaagAGGGATCTGTAACGAGAAATGAGAGGAACTCtgagaccttaaagcagccttccagcatgAAAAGGgactggagaaaggaaagaaaggttgGAGAGGAGATTTTTGTAAGGGCACATGGGGATAGAACAAGGAGGAACCACTTTAACcagccagaggggagattgagatgagctcttaggcagaagctcttccctgtgagggtgctgaggcgctggcacagggtgcccagagaagctgtggctgccccatccctggcagtgttcaaggccaggttggacacaggggcttggagcaacctgctctagtggaaggtgtccctgcccgtggcagggggttggagctggatgagctttaaggtcccttccaacccaaaccagcctgggatcTTTTGCCTTTGCAATCCCCTGCAGTAAATACTGTGGTTTGTACTCAGCTAGTGTAAGTCCTAGTGTTTGTAGGCAACATCAACAAGACACAAAGCTATTTGCACCACTTCACTTATGGAGTTTTGTTGGTCAGAAGTGTCTCACTCCTGTTTAGTAAGAATACTGGTAAAAACTGTAAATGAGCAATATAACTTGGGGCAGATGCTTCATCCGCAGTGACACCGTTGCTGAACAAGTCAAGGGCCATTGGTGGGGTTGTGAGGGAAGTTTGGGTTGTCCTGGCCAGGTCAGAGGCTCCAGAAGGAGTTGAGGGGTGGGAACAACCTGTGCAGGATGGGCTGTGTGTGGGGCTGTAGTGTGATCGCTGCTTTGGCTCCTGTTCAGATTCCAGTGCTGATGCAACTGTTCTCTTATTTAGCCTGATCTTACATCAACTCCAAACTTTGTCGTGGAAGTAATAAAAGATGATACAAAACAGACCCTTGTTCTTGACTGCCACTACCCTGAAGACGAGGTGGGTATCACACTGGTTGTGTCTCATCTGTAGCCAGCTCTGGGCTGTGATTTGCTGCAAGTTTCCTGCTTGACTGTGGTGTAATTGTGCTCTGTGGAATCGAACTGCTCTTTACAGCCTCTTGCTTTTCTGGATCTGCAGAAAATGCAGCCCCCTTGGatcttttttaaacacaaaaaccaGCTGTGTGTTTGCAAGAAACTACTGTGGGGAGGAGATGTTCCATTGCATAACTCACATCATGAGCTGGTGTTTTGGTTGCTTATCA includes:
- the C1QBP gene encoding complement component 1 Q subcomponent-binding protein, mitochondrial, encoding MLLARALRAAAALRPALRHPPRRLLPLSSSFSSASPRALLPPPGSAPPLARSLWQLGGGGGRTALLRPRRGSAGGVSCGCGGLHTEGDKAFAQFLTDEIKEEKKIQKHKSLPKVSGGWELEVHGTEAKLVRKVAGEKITVTFNINNSIPPSADDEPQEGQKADEQEPDLTSTPNFVVEVIKDDTKQTLVLDCHYPEDEIGNEGEEESDIFTIREVSFQPTGESDWKDTNYTLNTDSLDWALYDHLMDFLADRGVDNTFADELIELSTALEHQEYIKFLEDLKSFVKCQ